From Solibaculum mannosilyticum:
GTCGGCGCCACCTTTGCTTTGCGTTTGGCCAAAGATACTGCTTTCTCAGCCGCATCTTTAATACCAGTCCCTTTCAGAGCCGAGATCTCAACTACCTCACATCCCAACGCCTTCTGAAGCTGTGCAACATTGATGACATCCCCTCTTTTTTTCACGACGTCCATCATGTTGACTGCCATAACGACCGGGATCCCCAGTTCCATCAACTGAGTGGTTAAGTAAAGATTTCGCTCTAAGTTGGTGCCGTCTACAATATTTAAGATCGCATCGGGACGTTCTCTGATGAGGTAATTTCGAGCCACCACTTCTTCCAGTGTATAAGGCGACAATGAATAAATACCCGGAAGGTCTGTGATGATGACGTCCTTATGTCCTTTTAATTTTCCTTCTTTTTTCTCTACAGTAACCCCCGGCCAGTTTCCTACAAACTGGTTGGATCCGGTCAACGCATTAAATAATGTCGTTTTGCCGCTGTTTGGGTTACCTGCCAATGCAATTTTAATTGACATACGTTCTCCTCGCTTCCTATTACCATTTCTTGTGACACAAACTTGAGGCTTTTCGTTAGTTTAAGCTAACCAACAGACTTGAAAAAAGCAAAAACAGAAATCTGTTTTTGCACTTCAGCCTCTTTACTCCACTTCGATCATTTCTGCATCGGCCTTACGCAGTGTAAGCTCGTAACCCCGCACAGTAACTTCAATAGGATCGCCTAGGGGTGCCACTTTTCGCACATGTACCGATACCCCTTTGGTTATGCCCATATCCATGATGCGTCTTTTTGTCGCACCCTCCCCTTGCAGCTTCACCACTTTTACAGTCGATCCGCATGCAACATCCCTCAGAGTTTGCATATTGATTGCCCCTTTCGGTTTTAGATCACAATTTTA
This genomic window contains:
- a CDS encoding FeoA family protein, producing the protein MQTLRDVACGSTVKVVKLQGEGATKRRIMDMGITKGVSVHVRKVAPLGDPIEVTVRGYELTLRKADAEMIEVE